One stretch of Streptomyces sp. NBC_01363 DNA includes these proteins:
- a CDS encoding A24 family peptidase — translation MDAMLTVLAALWGAAAGLLVPRAAYRFSVEPEDPWRDACPEGHALTGLARGWLGSTRCAQCAAVPVPTAPAPITQGDGPGDRIDGTDGSPRATRYAPGVLVPVVTALSCAVLAAATGLRPELAVWLLLAPVAVLLATIDRRVHRLPDRLTLPAAGAVALLLGAAALLPEHAGSWLSALLGGAALGGFYFLLFLINPNGMGFGDVKLALSLGMALGWYGWAVVFAGGFAGFLLGAVYGFGLMIMKRAGRKTGIPFGPFMITGALLGMLLGALAA, via the coding sequence GTGGACGCCATGCTGACAGTGCTCGCCGCACTCTGGGGCGCAGCGGCCGGACTGCTGGTCCCGCGCGCCGCCTACCGGTTCTCCGTCGAACCGGAGGACCCCTGGCGCGACGCCTGCCCCGAGGGCCACGCCCTGACCGGGCTCGCCCGCGGCTGGCTCGGCTCCACCCGGTGCGCGCAGTGCGCGGCGGTGCCGGTACCCACCGCCCCGGCACCCATCACCCAGGGCGACGGGCCGGGAGACCGGATCGACGGGACGGACGGCTCGCCGCGCGCAACGCGTTACGCCCCCGGCGTCCTCGTCCCCGTCGTCACCGCACTCTCCTGCGCCGTCCTCGCGGCGGCCACCGGGCTCCGCCCCGAACTGGCCGTCTGGCTGCTGCTGGCACCCGTCGCCGTACTGCTGGCGACCATCGACCGCCGCGTCCACCGGCTGCCCGACCGGCTGACACTGCCCGCCGCCGGGGCCGTCGCCCTACTCCTCGGCGCCGCCGCGCTGCTCCCCGAACACGCCGGGTCCTGGCTGTCCGCCCTGCTCGGCGGAGCCGCCCTCGGCGGCTTCTACTTCCTGCTCTTCCTCATCAACCCGAACGGAATGGGCTTCGGGGACGTCAAGCTCGCGCTGTCGCTGGGCATGGCCCTCGGCTGGTACGGCTGGGCCGTGGTGTTCGCCGGAGGCTTCGCCGGATTCCTGCTCGGTGCGGTGTACGGGTTCGGGCTGATGATCATGAAGCGGGCCGGGCGCAAGACCGGCATCCCGTTCGGCCCGTTCATGATCACGGGCGCGTTGCTGGGCATGCTGCTCGGCGCGCTCGCCGCCTGA
- a CDS encoding DUF192 domain-containing protein codes for MTMAQWRNGKGTLTVTDAQGGQEEEIPLRIAASYRARSRGLLGQDGIDGALLITPCGSVHSFRMRFTIDVAYLDRKFRVVAVHTMKPGRLGLPRLRARHVIEAEAGAMEKWGIRPGARVSIVQSEIDRK; via the coding sequence ATGACCATGGCTCAATGGCGCAATGGCAAGGGCACGTTGACGGTCACCGACGCACAGGGAGGGCAGGAGGAGGAGATACCGCTGCGGATCGCGGCCTCGTACCGGGCCCGGAGTCGCGGGCTGCTCGGGCAGGACGGGATCGACGGCGCCCTGCTGATCACCCCGTGCGGGAGTGTGCACAGTTTCCGGATGCGGTTCACCATCGATGTGGCGTATCTGGACCGGAAGTTCAGGGTCGTGGCGGTCCACACGATGAAGCCCGGCCGGCTGGGCCTGCCCCGGCTGCGGGCCCGGCATGTGATCGAGGCGGAGGCCGGAGCGATGGAGAAGTGGGGCATCCGGCCGGGGGCCCGGGTGTCGATCGTCCAGAGCGAGATCGACCGGAAGTGA
- a CDS encoding helix-turn-helix domain-containing protein has product MPEAPDSHMSTIGPRLRELRLAQGLTLAQVAEAAGVTKGFVSLAERGKTSVSVPTLIRICEALGTGIATLFDYPDQDVVKGGLGAKLEMGGHGIEEFLLTPAEERHVQVMRTILSPGGGSGGAYSLEAETVFAYLVRGTLRLSVDGEPRFLEAGDSTTFSARAAHAWDNPGEDEAEVLWSIAPALPLSRTKLRP; this is encoded by the coding sequence ATGCCCGAAGCCCCTGACAGCCACATGTCCACGATCGGTCCGCGGCTGCGTGAGCTCCGCCTGGCACAGGGGCTGACGCTCGCTCAGGTCGCCGAGGCGGCAGGTGTGACCAAGGGGTTCGTCAGCCTGGCCGAGCGCGGCAAGACCTCGGTCTCCGTCCCGACCCTGATCCGCATCTGCGAGGCCCTGGGCACCGGCATCGCCACGCTCTTCGACTATCCGGACCAGGACGTCGTCAAGGGCGGCCTGGGCGCCAAGCTGGAGATGGGCGGGCACGGCATCGAGGAGTTCCTCCTCACACCCGCCGAGGAACGGCACGTCCAGGTCATGCGGACGATCCTGAGCCCCGGCGGCGGCTCCGGCGGCGCGTACAGCCTGGAGGCCGAGACCGTCTTCGCCTACCTGGTCCGCGGCACGCTGCGGCTGAGCGTGGACGGCGAGCCCAGGTTCCTGGAGGCCGGCGACTCGACGACGTTCTCCGCACGGGCCGCGCACGCCTGGGACAACCCCGGCGAGGACGAGGCCGAGGTCCTCTGGTCGATCGCGCCCGCCCTGCCGCTCTCCCGCACCAAGCTCCGGCCGTAG
- a CDS encoding Zn-dependent alcohol dehydrogenase — translation MSSPSFQESTARTVRGVVFRSPGQEVTVTDVTLAPPGPGEVEVAVAAAGVCHSDLHVIRGEWDHPTPVVMGHEGSGVVTALGAGVTGLAVGDHVVLSWVPSCGTCRFCVSGRPAACSLVAEVVAPGGVLHDGTSRLSIDGEKAHHYLGVSSFAERVVVPASGAIKVREDAPLDVIALVGCAIATGVGAVRNTAGVEAGATVAVIGCGGVGLSCVQGARLAQAGRIVAVDVVPEKLELARRLGATDAVDARDGDVVEALRALVPEGLDYVFDAIGKIETTEQSIAALGQGGAAVIVGLPPTGRTARFDPLALAEADQRILGSNYGSVDAGRDIPALVDLVVSGELDVESMISARRPLDEAGDALADLAAGHALRQLLMMEDRT, via the coding sequence ATGAGCTCCCCGTCCTTCCAAGAGAGCACCGCGCGCACCGTGCGCGGCGTCGTCTTCCGCTCCCCGGGCCAGGAGGTGACCGTCACCGACGTCACCCTGGCCCCGCCCGGCCCCGGCGAGGTCGAGGTCGCCGTGGCGGCGGCCGGCGTCTGTCACTCCGACCTCCATGTCATCCGCGGCGAGTGGGACCACCCCACCCCGGTCGTGATGGGGCACGAGGGCTCCGGCGTGGTCACCGCCCTCGGCGCGGGCGTCACCGGCCTGGCGGTCGGCGACCATGTCGTCCTGTCCTGGGTCCCGTCCTGCGGCACCTGCCGCTTCTGCGTCTCCGGGCGCCCGGCCGCGTGCAGCCTGGTCGCGGAGGTCGTCGCGCCCGGCGGGGTGCTGCACGACGGCACCAGCCGGCTCTCCATCGACGGCGAGAAGGCCCACCACTACCTGGGCGTCTCCTCGTTCGCCGAGCGCGTCGTGGTCCCCGCCTCCGGCGCGATCAAGGTGCGCGAGGACGCGCCCCTCGACGTCATCGCCCTGGTCGGCTGCGCCATCGCCACCGGTGTCGGCGCGGTCCGCAACACGGCGGGCGTCGAGGCCGGGGCCACCGTCGCCGTGATCGGCTGCGGCGGCGTGGGCCTGTCCTGCGTGCAGGGTGCCAGGCTGGCGCAGGCCGGCCGCATCGTCGCCGTCGACGTCGTCCCGGAGAAGCTGGAGCTGGCCCGCCGGCTCGGCGCGACGGACGCGGTCGACGCCCGTGACGGCGATGTCGTCGAGGCCCTGCGCGCCCTGGTCCCCGAAGGCCTGGACTACGTGTTCGACGCCATCGGCAAGATCGAGACCACCGAGCAGTCCATCGCGGCGCTCGGCCAGGGCGGCGCCGCCGTCATCGTCGGCCTCCCGCCGACCGGCCGCACCGCGCGCTTCGACCCGCTCGCGCTCGCCGAGGCCGACCAGCGCATCCTCGGCTCCAACTACGGCTCGGTCGACGCCGGCCGGGACATCCCGGCCCTGGTGGACCTCGTGGTGTCGGGCGAGCTCGACGTGGAATCGATGATCTCGGCACGGCGTCCGCTGGACGAGGCGGGCGACGCACTGGCCGACCTCGCCGCCGGCCACGCCCTGCGTCAGCTGCTGATGATGGAGGACCGGACATGA
- a CDS encoding APC family permease, protein MSTAGKQTTAGKPADGLAHRSVSTFEVGAQSVANVAPSAVIAFAPASMAASAGNGAWFSFFLAMAAVLAIAYCICVFARRRAGVGSLYAFSRLSLGAPGSFVTGWALLIGAVCIGSGSLAGAGYYTARALDQIGIGLFTGIPGQILLDVLLAAVAIRLTIASVRTAARVASVLEVVSIVLIVVVLVPAFFKSGNIIDTEQLSLSGSTLDGIVFAVVLGVLGFVGFEGAASLGAEATDPYKAIPRSVMGSAVLAGVLYMFATYAQVAGFGGADALARSTDPMDELAELSGLGFLKFFLHAGFAASFVAVVMACITVAARLLFGMAKEGVMPARLGVAHPRHRTPSAAIWAVAPFVALPAVLVVGAGTEPLNATTYIDTIGVFGYMLSYTLVCLAAPLFVRRIGARGLLITWGLGLIGAAAMIYVFYRNLWPAPAWPLNVLPYVFVGALVVGIVGFAVLRVRRPEVAERAGTFADDLD, encoded by the coding sequence ATGAGCACCGCCGGAAAGCAGACCACCGCCGGAAAGCCGGCCGACGGCCTGGCCCACCGCTCCGTCTCCACGTTCGAGGTCGGCGCCCAGAGCGTCGCGAACGTCGCGCCCAGCGCCGTCATCGCGTTCGCCCCCGCCAGCATGGCGGCATCCGCGGGCAACGGCGCCTGGTTCTCCTTCTTCCTGGCCATGGCGGCCGTGCTCGCCATCGCGTACTGCATCTGCGTCTTCGCCCGCAGGCGCGCCGGGGTCGGTTCGCTGTACGCCTTCTCCCGGCTCTCGCTCGGGGCGCCCGGCTCGTTCGTGACCGGCTGGGCGCTGCTCATCGGTGCGGTGTGCATCGGCTCGGGCTCGCTCGCCGGTGCCGGTTACTACACGGCGCGCGCCCTCGACCAGATCGGCATCGGGCTCTTCACCGGCATCCCCGGCCAGATCCTGCTCGATGTGCTGCTGGCCGCCGTCGCGATCCGGCTGACGATCGCCAGTGTGCGGACCGCGGCACGGGTCGCCTCCGTGCTGGAGGTCGTGTCGATCGTCCTCATCGTCGTCGTGCTGGTCCCGGCCTTCTTCAAGAGCGGGAACATCATCGACACCGAGCAGTTGAGCCTCAGCGGCTCCACCCTCGACGGCATCGTCTTCGCCGTGGTGCTGGGCGTGCTCGGTTTCGTCGGATTCGAGGGCGCCGCTTCACTGGGCGCCGAGGCCACCGACCCGTACAAGGCGATTCCCCGCTCGGTAATGGGCAGTGCGGTGCTGGCCGGTGTGCTGTACATGTTCGCCACCTACGCGCAGGTCGCCGGGTTCGGCGGGGCGGACGCCCTGGCGAGGAGCACCGACCCGATGGATGAACTTGCCGAGCTGTCCGGCCTCGGCTTCCTCAAGTTCTTCCTGCACGCGGGCTTCGCGGCATCGTTCGTGGCCGTGGTGATGGCCTGCATCACCGTCGCCGCCCGGCTGCTGTTCGGCATGGCGAAGGAGGGTGTGATGCCGGCCCGGCTCGGCGTCGCCCACCCCCGCCACCGGACCCCGTCCGCGGCCATCTGGGCCGTCGCCCCGTTCGTCGCCCTCCCCGCGGTGCTCGTGGTCGGCGCCGGGACCGAACCACTGAACGCGACGACGTACATCGACACCATCGGCGTCTTCGGCTACATGCTCAGCTACACCCTGGTGTGTCTGGCCGCGCCGCTGTTCGTACGCCGGATCGGGGCCCGCGGCCTGCTGATCACCTGGGGCCTGGGGCTGATCGGCGCCGCCGCGATGATCTACGTCTTCTACCGCAACCTGTGGCCCGCTCCGGCCTGGCCGCTGAACGTGCTGCCGTACGTGTTCGTCGGCGCGCTGGTCGTCGGCATCGTCGGCTTCGCCGTGCTGCGGGTCCGCAGACCGGAAGTCGCCGAGCGTGCGGGAACGTTCGCGGACGACCTGGACTGA
- a CDS encoding DUF3592 domain-containing protein produces the protein MQILPGGTATFLLLFGLLLGAFAIRSALRLNRVLRLVRHGERAEGRCADRRTADRGPGMERSYATEYVFAFRTRDGRDIEFTDHAPGPFGFEVGAPVRVSYDPADPAKNATVAGPGAWGPAVMPAVFALGLGVFAVGLLLGFAAMRGWL, from the coding sequence ATGCAGATCCTGCCCGGCGGCACGGCCACGTTCCTGCTGCTGTTCGGCCTGCTCCTCGGCGCGTTCGCGATCCGTTCCGCGCTGCGTCTGAACCGGGTGCTGCGGCTGGTACGGCACGGCGAACGCGCGGAGGGGCGGTGCGCGGACCGCCGGACGGCCGACCGGGGGCCGGGCATGGAGCGGAGTTACGCCACCGAGTACGTCTTCGCGTTCCGCACCCGGGACGGCCGCGACATCGAGTTCACCGACCATGCCCCGGGCCCGTTCGGCTTCGAGGTCGGGGCGCCGGTCCGGGTCAGTTACGACCCGGCGGACCCGGCGAAGAACGCCACGGTGGCCGGGCCCGGGGCATGGGGCCCGGCGGTGATGCCCGCGGTGTTCGCGCTCGGGCTCGGGGTGTTCGCGGTGGGGCTGCTGCTGGGGTTCGCGGCGATGCGGGGCTGGCTCTGA
- a CDS encoding Tox-REase-5 domain-containing protein: MPRPLQAVLILVRLLFAAAVVGGIGVLTVASAVNEVDGQLFGLLLYAALPSVFAFVLSLYVRTGGIWVWRGLLAVHVWLTFGALATLGGDGGGRGVTQLVMPVAVIVLLFRSSAREWFELPLEQRLPHRRFSIARMIKWRRDDAGQTAMEYLGMILVVVALIGGLVVTGIAAQLTGGMQDAICRLTGSACPAPGGNVEAGHGKDTGGSATSGGTDSGGSVATGGTDSGGSGPAGSGSGSGSGSGSGGSDTAGGSNAAGGSDTAGGTGSAGSAGSAGNGSGSGSGGSGSSGGGDTATQVDDGGDDVDSSGEPNGGDGQDDGGGGDEKPGESCTSGVGAFFSCAAHQTGGFFKGLVGDGLWGDITGTLGTIFHPIKAWDGLKDYGKSLGDKWSQDSKGAGDKWSKGDYLGAVWDWTKASGGTGGKVLDDMFIGDEVRDMWKNGNEGQAIGTGLWNIGSLFIPGYGEGKLVGKFGKLGKFGKLGKLGEVAEKAGEAASKAKKAAKAGDVTAAEKAAKEAQQHADDAAEQAGLKGCTVGMGGRVRVPYGSGGGVGLSGSGTGLVAAPPVSVPVGFLMGKCDEVDPEKKAAADEAQRLADEAKKAADAAKRRKALEAAQDQPKPAWYKDLKDPPAGAKDGGTGNWQEIKPGVWNYPTEMGARYQEQISKVGRGKEYRVPLDKLTGKPVDFDGWDASRGTYLEAKYGYTGKKYYNADTGELAPDLAGRWADQATRQLDAARGKPVEWHLSDPDVADAARKMFRERNIDVKVINTPGDVVG; the protein is encoded by the coding sequence TTGCCGCGTCCGTTGCAGGCGGTGCTGATCCTCGTACGGCTGCTCTTCGCGGCCGCCGTCGTGGGCGGCATCGGTGTGCTGACGGTGGCATCGGCGGTCAACGAGGTCGACGGCCAGCTGTTCGGGCTGCTGCTGTACGCGGCGCTGCCGAGCGTGTTCGCGTTCGTCCTCTCGCTGTATGTGCGTACCGGCGGCATCTGGGTCTGGCGCGGGCTGCTGGCCGTACACGTCTGGCTCACCTTCGGCGCGCTGGCGACCCTCGGTGGGGACGGCGGCGGGCGCGGTGTCACCCAGCTGGTGATGCCGGTCGCCGTCATCGTCCTGCTGTTCCGGTCGAGCGCGCGCGAATGGTTCGAGCTGCCCCTCGAACAGCGGTTGCCGCACCGACGGTTCAGCATCGCGCGCATGATCAAGTGGCGCCGGGACGACGCCGGTCAGACCGCGATGGAATACCTCGGCATGATCCTGGTGGTCGTGGCCCTCATCGGCGGACTGGTCGTCACGGGGATCGCCGCCCAGCTGACCGGTGGGATGCAGGACGCGATCTGCCGGCTCACCGGGAGCGCCTGCCCCGCGCCCGGCGGCAACGTGGAGGCGGGGCACGGCAAGGACACCGGCGGGTCGGCCACGTCCGGTGGTACGGACTCGGGCGGATCGGTGGCCACGGGCGGTACGGACTCCGGGGGTTCGGGCCCGGCAGGGTCCGGCTCCGGCTCCGGGTCCGGTTCCGGGTCCGGCGGGTCGGACACGGCCGGGGGCTCCAACGCGGCCGGTGGGAGCGACACGGCCGGCGGAACCGGCTCAGCGGGCAGCGCGGGCAGCGCGGGCAACGGTTCGGGATCCGGCTCGGGCGGTTCCGGAAGCTCCGGCGGAGGTGACACCGCCACCCAGGTCGACGACGGCGGCGACGACGTGGACAGCTCCGGGGAGCCGAACGGCGGCGACGGCCAGGACGACGGCGGCGGTGGCGACGAGAAGCCCGGCGAGAGCTGCACCTCGGGCGTCGGCGCCTTCTTCTCCTGCGCCGCGCACCAGACCGGCGGCTTCTTCAAGGGCCTGGTCGGCGACGGGCTGTGGGGCGACATCACCGGCACGCTCGGCACGATCTTCCACCCCATCAAGGCGTGGGACGGCCTGAAGGACTACGGCAAGAGCCTCGGCGACAAGTGGAGCCAGGACTCCAAGGGCGCCGGGGACAAGTGGTCCAAGGGCGACTACCTCGGCGCGGTCTGGGACTGGACCAAGGCGTCCGGCGGTACCGGCGGCAAGGTCCTCGACGACATGTTCATCGGCGACGAAGTCCGGGACATGTGGAAGAACGGCAACGAGGGCCAGGCGATCGGCACCGGCCTCTGGAACATCGGCTCGCTGTTCATCCCGGGTTACGGCGAGGGCAAGCTCGTCGGCAAGTTCGGAAAGCTGGGCAAGTTCGGGAAACTCGGCAAGCTGGGCGAAGTCGCCGAGAAGGCCGGAGAGGCCGCGTCCAAGGCGAAGAAGGCCGCCAAGGCGGGCGATGTCACGGCCGCGGAGAAGGCCGCGAAGGAAGCGCAGCAGCACGCCGACGACGCCGCCGAGCAGGCCGGTCTCAAGGGCTGCACCGTCGGGATGGGCGGTCGCGTCCGGGTCCCGTACGGCAGCGGCGGGGGCGTCGGACTGTCCGGCTCGGGCACCGGCCTCGTCGCGGCCCCGCCCGTCTCCGTACCCGTCGGCTTCCTCATGGGGAAGTGCGACGAGGTCGACCCGGAGAAGAAGGCCGCCGCCGACGAAGCCCAGCGGCTGGCCGACGAGGCGAAGAAGGCCGCGGACGCGGCCAAGCGCCGTAAGGCCCTGGAAGCCGCTCAGGACCAGCCGAAGCCGGCCTGGTACAAGGACCTCAAGGACCCGCCGGCCGGGGCCAAGGACGGCGGCACGGGCAACTGGCAGGAGATCAAGCCCGGCGTCTGGAACTACCCGACCGAGATGGGTGCCCGCTACCAGGAGCAGATCTCCAAGGTGGGCCGCGGGAAGGAGTACCGGGTTCCGCTGGACAAGCTCACGGGGAAGCCGGTCGACTTCGACGGCTGGGACGCCTCGCGGGGCACGTACCTGGAGGCGAAGTACGGGTACACGGGCAAGAAGTACTACAACGCCGACACCGGGGAACTCGCGCCGGATCTCGCCGGCCGCTGGGCCGACCAGGCAACCCGCCAGCTGGACGCCGCACGGGGCAAGCCGGTCGAATGGCACCTGTCCGATCCCGATGTCGCCGATGCGGCCCGGAAGATGTTCCGGGAACGGAACATCGACGTTAAGGTGATCAACACGCCGGGAGATGTCGTCGGCTGA
- a CDS encoding DinB family protein: MTRTDSPPAWDERTQLATFLDYVRDTARAKCEGISPDDARRAPLPGSPLMTIAGLINHLSWVEYHWFEVVFLGGEDEGPWTDEDPDREMRIAVDMPLADVLSLYEERTSRYRELVANHDLDTSAERPRGNGTHPDLRWIVLHLIEETARHNGHLDLIREIVDGTTGV, translated from the coding sequence ATGACACGCACCGATTCGCCTCCCGCATGGGACGAGCGCACCCAGTTGGCCACCTTCCTCGACTACGTCCGCGACACCGCACGCGCGAAGTGCGAGGGCATCTCGCCGGACGATGCCCGCCGGGCCCCGCTGCCCGGCTCCCCCCTGATGACGATCGCCGGGCTGATCAACCACCTCAGCTGGGTCGAGTACCACTGGTTCGAGGTGGTGTTCCTCGGCGGTGAGGACGAAGGGCCGTGGACGGACGAGGACCCCGACCGCGAGATGCGCATCGCGGTGGACATGCCGCTCGCCGATGTGCTGTCGCTGTACGAGGAACGGACCTCCCGCTACCGCGAGTTGGTCGCCAACCACGACCTGGACACCTCGGCCGAGCGCCCGCGCGGCAACGGTACTCACCCCGACCTGCGCTGGATCGTCCTCCACCTGATCGAGGAGACCGCCCGGCACAACGGCCACCTCGACCTGATCCGGGAGATCGTCGACGGCACCACCGGCGTGTAG
- a CDS encoding LLM class F420-dependent oxidoreductase — protein MKLGLHYWNYSTPADPALIAPTLAESVRIAEQAEIASFTVMDHYFQMETGQSVADEPMLEGYTTLGYVAAVSQRMTLGLMVTGVMYRHPGLLAKIVTSLDVLSGGRARLGIGASWYEREQYGLGVPVVPVAERFERLEETIRICLQMWSDDNGPFRGRHYQLAETLCVPEPIGGHPPIMIGGGGEQKTLLLVARYGDACNLFATDQKEVAHKLDVLRAHCDAEDRDYDAITKTVMYNGPVLARPDAFLAEAEAYAGLGISEIQLLPDRHPVSFTHQVAERIAPAVAAIG, from the coding sequence ATGAAGCTCGGTCTGCACTACTGGAACTACTCGACACCGGCCGACCCCGCGCTCATCGCGCCCACGCTCGCGGAGTCGGTGCGGATCGCCGAGCAGGCGGAGATCGCGTCCTTCACCGTGATGGACCACTACTTCCAGATGGAGACCGGGCAGAGCGTCGCCGACGAACCGATGCTGGAGGGGTACACCACGCTCGGCTACGTGGCCGCGGTGAGTCAGCGGATGACGCTCGGCCTGATGGTCACGGGCGTGATGTACCGGCACCCCGGACTCCTGGCGAAGATCGTCACCAGCCTCGATGTGCTCTCGGGCGGCAGGGCCAGGCTGGGCATCGGCGCCTCCTGGTACGAGCGGGAGCAGTACGGGCTCGGAGTGCCGGTGGTCCCGGTCGCCGAGCGGTTCGAACGGCTGGAGGAGACGATCCGGATCTGCCTCCAGATGTGGAGCGACGACAACGGTCCGTTCCGGGGCAGGCACTACCAACTGGCCGAGACGCTGTGCGTGCCCGAGCCGATCGGCGGGCACCCGCCGATCATGATCGGCGGCGGGGGCGAGCAGAAGACCCTGCTCCTGGTCGCCCGCTACGGGGACGCCTGCAACCTCTTCGCCACCGACCAGAAGGAAGTGGCCCACAAGCTCGACGTGCTGCGCGCGCACTGCGACGCGGAGGACCGTGACTACGACGCCATCACCAAGACCGTGATGTACAACGGCCCGGTGCTGGCCAGGCCGGACGCGTTTCTCGCGGAAGCGGAGGCGTACGCGGGCCTGGGCATCAGTGAGATCCAGCTGCTGCCCGACCGGCACCCGGTCAGCTTCACCCACCAGGTCGCCGAGCGCATCGCACCCGCCGTCGCCGCGATCGGATAG
- a CDS encoding HAD family hydrolase produces MAAELGDEFFRRVDEGAPLRPGAQRLLSQLEDQGVPFALVSASPRTVVDSVARGALAHVPFAFTLSADDTVRTKPHPDPYRAAAERFGVPPAACVAVEDSPDGAASAEAAGCALLVVPSLLPLPPSPRRIFADSLAGIDAADLRRYVEAGPQEG; encoded by the coding sequence GTGGCGGCGGAGCTCGGTGACGAGTTCTTCCGCCGGGTCGACGAGGGCGCGCCCCTGCGCCCCGGCGCCCAGCGGCTGTTGTCGCAGCTGGAGGACCAGGGCGTCCCCTTCGCCCTGGTGAGCGCCTCCCCGAGAACGGTGGTCGACTCGGTGGCCCGGGGAGCGCTGGCGCATGTGCCGTTCGCGTTCACCCTCTCGGCCGACGACACCGTACGCACCAAGCCCCACCCGGACCCCTACCGGGCCGCGGCGGAGCGTTTCGGGGTGCCCCCGGCGGCGTGTGTCGCCGTCGAGGACTCACCGGACGGCGCCGCCTCGGCCGAGGCGGCGGGCTGCGCACTCCTCGTGGTGCCGTCCCTGCTTCCCCTACCGCCCTCGCCGCGACGGATCTTCGCCGACAGCCTCGCCGGAATCGACGCGGCGGACCTGCGCCGCTACGTGGAAGCTGGACCGCAGGAGGGCTGA
- a CDS encoding MFS transporter, which produces MLRRLLPLAAATFAVGTDSYVIAGLLPSIAADLEVSTPAAGQLVTVFALTMALSAPIMGALTSALDRRSALLIALTVFVVGNVVTALGTSYGVVMAARIATAVGAGIINSAASSTAAAIAPPERRGRALAFVLGGLTLATALGLPLGTLIGRTDWHITLWAVAGIGLLAAVGIAAGLPGVRLPAASLPDRLRPLKQGRVLALLAVTSLAFLGTYTLYTYISPTLRDATGGNESLLTLILLAWGVGILAGNITAGRLVDRHDSARVLTGALTLATLALVLTPLATRALASTLVWAVVWGVTVGVIVVPQQHRLISLSPAAAPVLLGLNSSALYIGIALGGGLGGLAQEWLGLAPAELGPVAAGITALTLFWHLGTTRRPAAPAPAPATPEPASVNPEKSEA; this is translated from the coding sequence ATGCTCAGACGACTTCTCCCCTTGGCCGCGGCGACGTTCGCCGTCGGCACCGACAGCTATGTCATCGCGGGCCTGCTCCCCTCCATCGCCGCCGACCTGGAGGTCTCCACCCCGGCGGCAGGTCAGCTGGTGACGGTCTTCGCCCTGACGATGGCGTTGTCCGCGCCGATCATGGGGGCCCTCACCAGTGCCCTGGACCGGCGTTCGGCACTGCTGATCGCCTTGACCGTGTTCGTGGTCGGCAACGTCGTCACCGCGTTAGGAACCAGCTACGGAGTGGTGATGGCCGCCCGCATCGCCACCGCCGTGGGAGCGGGAATCATCAACTCCGCCGCCTCCAGCACCGCGGCGGCCATCGCACCGCCGGAACGCCGTGGCCGGGCCCTGGCCTTCGTCCTGGGCGGCCTGACGTTGGCGACCGCGCTGGGACTGCCTCTCGGCACTCTGATCGGCCGCACCGACTGGCACATCACCCTGTGGGCCGTCGCCGGGATCGGCCTGCTGGCGGCCGTCGGTATCGCCGCCGGCCTCCCCGGGGTGAGGCTTCCCGCCGCCTCGCTGCCCGACCGTCTGCGCCCCCTCAAGCAGGGCCGCGTACTGGCGCTGCTGGCGGTCACCTCACTCGCCTTCCTCGGCACCTACACCCTCTACACCTACATCAGCCCGACCCTGCGGGACGCCACCGGTGGCAACGAATCGCTCCTGACCCTGATCCTGCTGGCCTGGGGCGTCGGCATCCTGGCCGGGAACATCACCGCCGGGCGCCTGGTCGACCGCCACGACTCCGCGCGCGTCCTCACCGGCGCCCTCACCCTCGCAACTCTCGCCCTGGTGCTGACCCCGTTGGCGACCCGAGCCCTCGCTTCTACCCTGGTCTGGGCCGTGGTCTGGGGTGTGACCGTCGGCGTCATCGTCGTCCCCCAGCAGCACCGGCTCATCTCGCTCAGCCCCGCCGCCGCGCCGGTCCTGCTCGGCCTCAACTCCTCCGCGCTCTACATCGGGATCGCCCTCGGCGGCGGACTCGGCGGACTGGCGCAGGAGTGGCTCGGGCTTGCCCCGGCCGAACTGGGGCCGGTGGCCGCCGGCATCACAGCTCTGACCCTCTTCTGGCACCTGGGAACCACGCGCCGCCCCGCCGCGCCCGCCCCCGCCCCCGCAACACCGGAACCGGCCTCGGTCAATCCGGAGAAATCCGAGGCGTGA
- a CDS encoding helix-turn-helix transcriptional regulator, which translates to MREVSQPATEAIRMVEVLRALADPVRLEIVQRLAATGEESCNAIGGDLDVHQTTLSHHYRVLREAGVTWTTVKGRSRLVRLRRDDLDALFPGLLESVLNGARHPRPAAGD; encoded by the coding sequence ATGCGTGAGGTATCCCAGCCGGCGACCGAGGCGATCCGGATGGTGGAGGTGCTGCGCGCGCTGGCCGACCCGGTGCGGCTGGAGATCGTCCAACGGCTCGCCGCCACCGGCGAGGAGAGCTGCAACGCCATCGGCGGCGACCTGGACGTCCACCAGACGACGCTGTCCCACCACTACCGAGTGCTGCGCGAGGCGGGCGTCACCTGGACCACCGTCAAGGGCCGCTCCCGGCTGGTGCGGCTGCGTCGCGACGACCTGGACGCACTGTTCCCCGGCCTGCTCGAATCCGTACTGAACGGGGCTCGCCACCCACGCCCCGCCGCAGGAGACTGA